The Lynx canadensis isolate LIC74 chromosome D1, mLynCan4.pri.v2, whole genome shotgun sequence genome has a segment encoding these proteins:
- the LOC115526170 gene encoding ubiquilin-3-like: protein MAKSGEALPQGNPAPILDHHLIKVTVKTPKDKEDFSVTDTCTIQQLKEEISQRFKAHPDQLVLIFAGKILKDPDSLAQCGVRDGLTVHLVIKMQRRTIGTECAAASIPAPASSPRSFPQPSSVYPADGPPAFSLGVLTGLNGLGLTSCSFPDQPSSLMWQHVSVPEFVAQIIDDPFIQGLLSNTGLMRQLVLDNPHMQQLIQHNPEIGHILNNPEIMRQALEFLRNPAMMQEMMRSQDRALSNLESIPGGYNVLRTMYTDIMDPMLNAVQEQFGGNPFATATTVNATSSSSQPSRTENCDPLPNPWASTYGGSVGRRGRHPGDQDVSETRNRVPTILGNIRLYDYLQQLHETPQSLGTYLQGTTSTLSPSQEPPPPGNRVPPTSSSSQERESGQPLPKESGAIKGKSSCPLFLRYPPESSTGQDRGQGGTGNGSTGHGTNMPDLVLGLGHSANRAPFVPSSVSPMPATPGTPEHARLPPVAYPRSVRPTSVNQVPQLQDEMRRQLPLLLHLQAAMANPRAMHALLQIEQGLQILATEAPRLLLWFMPCLTGLGGMVGGTEPRGGALMPEDPPLAPAPEVPPEQGSVELGPHSTPFLQMWQALSGANPQQMQPEIHFRVQLEQLRAMGFLNPEANLQALIATGGDVDAAVEKLRQA, encoded by the coding sequence ATGGCCAAAAGCGGAGAGGCCCTGCCACAGGGCAACCCAGCGCCGATCCTGGACCACCACCTCATCAAGGTGACGGTGAAGACACCCAAGGACAAGGAGGATTTCTCAGTTACAGATACTTGCACCATCCAGCAGCTGAAGGAAGAGATATCTCAGCGCTTTAAGGCCCACCCTGATCAGCTGGTCCTAATCTTTGCTGGCAAAATCCTCAAGGACCCTGACTCACTGGCACAGTGTGGAGTACGAGATGGCCTCACTGTCCACCTGGTCATCAAGATGCAACGCCGCACCATAGGCACTGAGTGCGCAGCTGCTTCaatccctgccccagcctccagccctaGATCATTCCCTCAACCAAGCTCCGTGTACCCAGCAGATGGGCCACCCGCCTTTAGCTTAGGTGTTCTCACAGGCCTCAACGGGCTAGGCCTGACCTCCTGTAGTTTCCCCGACCAGCCAAGCTCACTGATGTGGCAGCATGTCTCTGTGCCTGAGTTTGTGGCTCAGATCATTGATGACCCTTTCATCCAAGGTCTGCTGTCCAACACAGGCCTGATGCGCCAGCTGGTTCTCGATAACCCCCATATGCAGCAGCTGATCCAGCACAACCCTGAGATCGGGCATATTCTCAACAACCCCGAAATCATGCGGCAGGCATTGGAGTTTCTCCGCAACCCAGCCATGATGCAAGAGATGATGCGTAGCCAGGACCGGGCACTCAGTAACCTGGAAAGCATCCCTGGTGGCTACAATGTGCTTCGTACTATGTACACGGATATTATGGACCCGATGCTTAATGCTGTACAGGAGCAGTTTGGTGGCAATCCCTTTGCCACTGCCACTACTGTGAAtgccaccagcagcagcagccaacCTTCGAGGACAGAGAATTGTGACCCTCTCCCTAACCCATGGGCTTCCACATATGGGGGCTCTGTTGGCAGGCGAGGCAGGCATCCTGGGGACCAGGATGTATCCGAGACTAGAAATAGGGTTCCCACCATTCTAGGTAATATAAGGCTCTATGACTATCTTCAGCAATTACATGAGACCCCCCAGTCCTTGGGAACCTATCTGCAAGGGACTACATCCACTCTCAGTCCGAGCCaagaaccaccaccaccaggaaACCGAGTCCCCCCAACTTCATCCTCCTCCCAGGAACGTGAGTCAGGCCAGCCTCTCCCTAAGGAATCAGGAGCCATCAAGGGAAAGTCCTCTTGCCCATTGTTCCTGAGATATCCCCCAGAGAGCAGTACTGGACAAGATAGAGGTCAAGGTGGCACAGGGAATGGCTCCACTGGCCATGGCACCAACATGCCTGATCTTGTCTTAGGGCTGGGGCATTCTGCCAATAGGGCCCCATTCGTCCCTTCATCAGTTTCCCCTATGCCAGCTACCCCTGGGACCCCCGAGCATGCCCGGCTGCCACCGGTAGCTTATCCAAGATCTGTGAGGCCCACCAGCGTGAACCAGGTCCCACAGCTGCAGGACGAGATGCGCCGGCAGCTGCCCCTGCTGCTGCACCTTCAGGCAGCCATGGCCAACCCTCGTGCCATGCACGCGCTCCTACAGATTGAGCAGGGTCTGCAGATCCTGGCCACTGAAGCACCTCGCCTCCTACTGTGGTTCATGCCTTGCCTAACAGGGCTGGGAGGTATGGTAGGCGGTACAGAGCCTAGAGGGGGTGCCCTTATGCCTGAGGATCCCCCTCTAGCTCCAGCTCCTGAGGTACCCCCAGAACAGGGCTCTGTGGAGCTGGGCCCCCATTCCACCCCTTTCCTCCAGATGTGGCAGGCTCTAAGTGGTGCCAATCCCCAGCAGATGCAGCCCGAGATTCACTTCCGGGTGCAGCTAGAGCAGCTGCGAGCAATGGGTTTCCTGAATCCCGAAGCCAATCTCCAGGCCCTCATAGCCACTGGGGGTGATGTGGACGCTGCTGTGGAGAAGCTGAGGCAGGCATAG
- the UBQLNL gene encoding ubiquilin-like protein, whose protein sequence is MPHVISQTPKMAQSGRPSGLPTDENISPSVTRVTVKTAGKGEDFMIADNTSVRQFKEKLSAHFECQMDQLVLVFMGRLLKDHDTLRQRGIRDSHTIHLVIKSKHRSRSLAHSSQNLLTKDPCHRNRNTKGNSSGVHQLASVSHTPVESALPVEPDAPKVHTQDLEVGNPDCIAQMLQNLSIQQLLSNMAPVRQFISEHPDVQQLMQQNPEVSNLLDNSEILWQTLELARNLAMIQEIMQIQQPEQNLEHPLNPQSYPGLETMPGGDNPLGRSYADCNDHMLNSLQDLFGGNPFTALLEGHVLEPVQSSPLSPPQPQERRDQLPQLPTTRVIYTSSCGLSSITSANVAPDKVNHTSSASTTTISTKDRSHNWAIQQPAGVPALPSIELTQQPQAEDKDATTSRDSSDQKLKDDPQLSDEQSSSQITGSMVQLLLNNPYLAAQMMLFISMPQLSEQCRQQLPTFLQQTQLSDMLLALANPKASQAILHIEQGLQLLATEAPVLLPWVAPYLWGLGWLPSPSCSYPDTVPWAWDVPDMAEPKGPECCHKSGAARQRLQSLAGDSSHLPQAPEIRFSQQMESLQAMGFGNHHANLQALIATEGDTGAAIRKLKRSQGF, encoded by the coding sequence ATGCCGCATGTCATCTCTCAGACACCCAAGATGGCCCAGAGTGGGCGTCCTTCAGGTTTGCCTACAGACGAGAACATCTCTCCTAGTGTCACCCGAGTGACAGTGAAGACAGCAGGCAAGGGGGAGGACTTTATGATAGCGGACAACACCTCTGTGAGGCAGTTCAAGGAGAAGCTATCTGCTCACTTTGAGTGCCAAATGGACCAACTAGTGCTGGTTTTCATGGGCCGCCTTCTTAAAGACCATGACACACTGAGACAGAGGGGCATCCGAGACAGCCACACCATTCATTTGGTCATCAAGTCAAAACATAGGTCCAGATCCCTAGCCCATTCCTCCCAGAACCTGCTGACCAAAGATCCCTGCCACCGGAACAGAAACACCAAAGGAAACAGCAGTGGGGTACACCAACTTGCCAGTGTGAGTCACACCCCAGTGGAATCGGCCCTCCCTGTGGAGCCTGATGCACCCAAAGTGCATACCCAGGATCTGGAAGTGGGTAATCCAGATTGCATAGCACAGATGCTACAGAATCTTAGCATCCAGCAGCTCCTGTCCAACATGGCCCCCGTGAGACAGTTCATCTCAGAACACCCAGACGTGCAACAGCTGATGCAGCAGAACCCAGAAGTCTCCAACCTCCTTGACAATTCTGAGATCCTATGGCAGACTCTGGAGCTGGCTAGAAACCTTGCCATGATTCAGGAGATAATGCAGATCCAGCAACCTGAACAGAATCTTGAGCATCCACTGAACCCACAGTCATACCCGGGCTTGGAGACAATGCCAGGTGGGGACAATCCCCTGGGCCGGAGTTATGCTGATTGCAATGACCACATGCTCAACAGCTTGCAAGATCTCTTTGGGGGCAACCCTTTCACAGCTCTCCTGGAAGGACATGTTTTAGAACCAGTTCAGTCCTCACCCCTGTCTCCACCACAACCCCAGGAACGGAGGGACCAGCTCCCGCAGCTCCCTACAACCCGAGTCATCTATACTAGTTCCTGTGGTTTATCCTCCATCACCTCAGCCAATGTTGCCCCTGACAAGGTGAACCATACTTCCAGTGCCAGTACTACCACTATCTCCACCAAAGACCGGAGTCATAACTGGGCCATTCAGCAGCCGGCTGGTGTACCAGCCTTACCTAGCATAGAGCTTACCCAGCAGCCCCAGGCAGAGGACAAAGATGCCACCACCTCTCGAGATAGCTCTGACCAGAAATTAAAGGATGATCCCCAGCTGTCGGATGAGCAGAGCAGCTCCCAGATCACAGGAAGCATGGTGCAGTTGCTTTTGAATAACCCCTACTTGGCAGCCCAGATGATGTTGTTCATAAGTATGCCCCAGCTGAGTGAACAGTGTAGGCAGCAGCTGCCCACATTCCTGCAGCAGACACAGCTTTCCGACATGCTTCTGGCCCTAGCCAACCCTAAAGCATCACAAGCAATATTGCATATTGAGCAGGGTCTGCAGCTGTTGGCCACAGAGGCTCCTGTTCTTCTACCCTGGGTTGCACCCTATCTATGGGGCCTGGGTTGGCTTCCTTCACCCAGCTGCAGCTACCCTGACACAGTGCCCTGGGCCTGGGATGTGCCAGATATGGCTGAACCCAAAGGTCCTGAGTGCTGCCACAAATCCGGAGCAGCCCGGCAGAGGCTACAATCCTTAGCTGGAGACTCTTCCCACCTTCCACAAGCCCCTGAGATTCGTTTCAGCCAGCAAATGGAATCTCTCCAGGCCATGGGATTTGGGAACCACCATGCCAATCTGCAGGCACTCATCGCTACTGAGGGGGACACCGGTGCTGCTATTCGCAAGCTCAAGAGATCCCAGGGATTCTAA